The following are encoded together in the Lathyrus oleraceus cultivar Zhongwan6 chromosome 3, CAAS_Psat_ZW6_1.0, whole genome shotgun sequence genome:
- the LOC127127593 gene encoding L-type lectin-domain containing receptor kinase S.4, protein MKPIIMPIHLQFFISLFLFLSLPVLSELDHLMYAGFKDVGPNNLTLNGIAEIEKNGIIKLTNETSKLMGHAFYSQPIKLKNSTTGKAFSFSSCFAIAIVPEYPKLGGHGMAFAIAPTKDLKALPIQYLGLFNSSDVGNFSNHLFAVEFDTVQDFEFGDINDNHIGIDINSLQSNASINASYYTDDSRLQYLNLKSGKPILVWVDYDSSRNLISVTLSPTSTKPKKPTLSFHMDLSPIFHDTMYLGFSASTGLLSSSHYVLGWSFKINGPAPFLDLSSLPQLPQPKKKQTSLIIGVSVTASVIVLCSIAISIYLFRKIMNADVIEAWELEIGPHRYSYQELKKATKGFKEKELLGQGGFGRVYKGTFPKSKVQVAVKRVSHESKQGLREFVSEIASIGRLRHRNLVPLLGWCRRRGDLLLVYDLMANGSLDKYLFEDSEIVLSWEQRFKIIKGVASGLLFLHEGYDQVVIHRDVKASNVLLDFELNGRLGDFGLARLYEHGANPGTTRVVGTLGYLAPELPRTGKASTSSDVFAFGALLLEVACGRRPIEPKALQEELVLVDWVWERLEEGRVLEVVDPKINGDFVESEVMMVLKLGLICSNNVPTIRPNMTQVVRILDGEVELPNEMRKPGGIEPQEGFDEFLHSLGTTSSFDKTNSSSHVVNKDKNSTSYANSPK, encoded by the coding sequence ATGAAACCTATCATCATGCCAATTCATCTTCAATTCTTCATATCACTTTTTCTGTTCCTTTCTCTGCCAGTTTTATCCGAACTTGACCACCTCATGTATGCAGGATTCAAGGATGTTGGTCCCAACAATCTAACCTTGAATGGAATCGCAGAGATAGAGAAAAACGGCATCATAAAGTTAACAAATGAAACAAGCAAATTAATGGGCCATGCTTTTTACTCTCAACCTATCAAACTAAAGAACTCAACAACCGGTAAAGCTTTCTCCTTTTCTTCATGTTTTGCAATTGCTATTGTTCCTGAGTATCCTAAACTTGGTGGTCACGGCATGGCTTTCGCAATAGCACCTACAAAAGATCTCAAAGCTTTACCTATTCAGTATCTTGGTCTTTTCAATTCAAGCGATGTTGGCAATTTCTCTAACCATCTTTTTGCTGTTGAGTTTGACACTGTTCAAGACTTTGAGTTTGGTGATATTAATGATAACCATATCGGAATCGACATCAATAGTTTGCAGTCAAATGCATCTATTAATGCAAGCTATTACACTGATGATTCAAGATTACAATATCTTAATCTTAAAAGTGGGAAACCGATTCTTGTTTGGGTTGATTATGATTCTTCGCGGAATCTTATTAGTGTTACACTTTCTCCAACTTCAACCAAACCGAAAAAACCAACCTTGTCTTTTCATATGGATCTGTCACCTATTTTTCATGATACTATGTATCTTGGTTTCTCTGCTTCAACTGGTTTACTTTCTAGCTCTCATTATGTTTTGGGTTGGAGTTTCAAAATCAATGGACCAGCACCATTTCTTGATTTGTCTTCACTACCACAGCTTCCACAGCCAAAGAAGAAACAAACTTCTTTGATAATTGGTGTTTCGGTCACTGCTTCTGTAATTGTATTGTGTTCGATAGCTATTTCTATTTACCTTTTCAGAAAAATCATGAATGCTGATGTAATTGAAGCATGGGAGCTTGAAATTGGGCCACATAGATACTCCTATCAAGAGCTTAAGAAAGCTACAAAAGGCTTCAAGGAGAAAGAGTTACTCGGGCAGGGCGGTTTCGGAAGAGTTTACAAAGGGACATTTCCTAAATCAAAAGTCCAAGTAGCTGTTAAGAGAGTTTCACATGAATCAAAACAAGGTCTGAGAGAATTTGTGTCGGAAATAGCAAGCATAGGCCGGCTTCGCCATAGAAATTTGGTTCCGTTACTCGGATGGTGTCGTCGTAGAGGCGACCTTTTACTTGTATACGATTTAATGGCAAATGGAAGCTTAGATAAGTATTTGTTTGAAGATTCAGAAATTGTGCTAAGTTGGGAACAAAGGTTTAAGATAATAAAGGGGGTTGCTTCGGGTCTTTTGTTTCTACATGAAGGGTATGATCAAGTGGTAATACATAGAGATGTTAAAGCTAGCAATGTGCTGTTAGATTTTGAACTCAACGGAAGATTAGGTGATTTTGGATTGGCAAGGTTATATGAACATGGTGCTAATCCAGGAACCACAAGAGTGGTAGGAACATTAGGCTATTTGGCACCAGAGTTGCCTAGAACAGGAAAGGCTTCTACAAGCTCTGATGTTTTTGCATTTGGCGCGCTTCTGCTCGAGGTTGCTTGTGGAAGAAGGCCTATTGAACCAAAGGCATTACAAGAAGAGTTAGTGTTGGTGGATTGGGTGTGGGAAAGGTTGGAAGAAGGAAGAGTACTTGAAGTAGTGGATCCTAAAATCAATGGTGATTTTGTTGAAAGTGAGGTAATGATGGTGCTGAAGTTAGGATTGATATGTTCAAATAATGTTCCTACTATAAGGCCTAACATGACACAAGTGGTGAGGATTTTGGATGGAGAAGTTGAGTTACCAAATGAAATGAGAAAGCCAGGAGGTATTGAACCACAAGAGGGATTTGATGAATTCTTGCATTCTCTTGGAACTACTTCTTCTTTTGATAAGACCAATTCAAGCTCTCATGTTGTAAATAAAGACAAGAATAGTACCTCTTATGCCAATTCACCTAAATAA